In a genomic window of Oncorhynchus kisutch isolate 150728-3 linkage group LG9, Okis_V2, whole genome shotgun sequence:
- the LOC109896549 gene encoding UHRF1-binding protein 1-like isoform X2, whose translation MAGLIKKQILKHLSRFAKNLSPDKINLSTLKGEGQLTNLELDEEVLQSMLDLPTWLAINKVGCNKAAIRIPWTKLKTHPISLTLDKVVMEMSTCDEPRPPNGPSPIATASGQSEYGFAEKVVEGISLSINSIVVKISAKAFNASFELSQLQVYSVNTSWSLSDLRFTRIHDPHRGEILTFKEISWQMIRIEADAIQSAQNEMLSAPIRLITNQSKIRVTLKRRSKDCNVVASKLILILDDLLWVLTDSQLKAMVQYAKSLSEAMDKSAQQRKSMATEDQESSAPPSAQQVRSQQVSSGTAADQSATMANLFAAFDVCETSHHLQITHLDLHICDDIHAKDRVINKRITGGAMQLSFSHITLDYYPSHRAGESCLHWMQYSEATKAREGWARSLLEEFKSNVEMLKTAKRDRDGPANSHTSPQHGKISTSSTSILSSPQTPRAQLLSSSIVLRIADFSIYQVSTADQRRSSPKAMISCNKKSLYLPPEMPAIHVEFTEYYFPDGKDYPIPCPNLYVQLNALQLVLDPRSLVWCNLFTLDLRQSLEQFMELYKLNDEEQKPDEHIDIRVDGLMLKLVVPTDRDSSYPQDLPRSVSVQCSEMVATNTRHPPNCSRSHLEALLLSFQEQQFFSTTFSSFPRSSTSFPVIHPVFQRHAHEQDTMLHNVYKGLVSPSLGVDALKMPAATDLWAVHFAQFWVDYEGKGRPQPFVDAFPLTLWACQPVRHAQHQERLMSGASRGQRTPLSAAAGLARSEPVDTVGRLQRKRLLKEYYSTVTDATATEASLPPSNGFHKPLSLDNIPPPSSSSSSSKEADMHMLVHVQKHLSAQVSHRQYMFLMRLQRSIKALQHTLQQDLEGMGSKRDKAKTTSDPPPDQQPFSACVGILLKSAEVALLLKPVPQPEGPGSPLGSELSPSESRCTLETGSDGGEGGDRGTHVEGAGAKGSCTVDQLMCGVEGGITQGPAPLIPASAPNLKASLDERTGRSSSEELGEASLEAWTGGEEPGTGVDCKAQQGESSGADPTLSDPLSTKDWNEKNPGARLPESMSSGRLMRERSQSSFSVSYKNMKKTPSLQSLDNLSIDSYLMEDGDTDTYSLLERDDVSISGFKDVVREQSATEIAKKAAAVAAMGTGEQDGAGSPDTVSATSQSIDEPTKDMVSVLVLKVQCVCGGMEVRGESTAVSLEVGCVRPTQLGNVSLRQYLSNRSLGGGLEANSDGTTHLPEVRARLESGPCAATHSPLAETNGFLQLRLHGYRASFLMSSLRNLAHFLEDDSAPQVLPMEISVRDTHIDLKDDGLRDNPSDPDPTPITLHIANLLIHRTDDGAFSIGVENASEAGPKKEVQLIDSGLSPVPESVVSSTLKATQTPGPPSPSTTPSNKEQLLIEENECLKLELSKAKMALAEAQMEKDSLLHRMKSLKVSNS comes from the exons GTTTGCTAAGAACCTGTCCCCAGACAAGATCAACCTGAGCACGTTGAAGGGCGAGGGCCAGCTCACCAACCTGGAATTGGATGAGGAGGTACTGCAGAGCATGTTGGACCTGCCCACCTGGCTGGCCATCAACAAAGTGGGCTGCAACAAGGCTGCCATCcgg ATCCCATGGACCAAGCTGAAGACCCACCCCATCTCTCTG ACCCTGGACAAGGTGGTAATGGAGATGAGCACCTGTGATGAGCCCCGCCCTCCAAATGGCCCGTCTCCCATAGCAACGGCCTCGGGGCAAAG TGAGTATGGCTTTGCTGAGAAGGTGGTGGAGGGCATCTCTCTGTCCATCAACTCCATCGTGGTGAAGATCAGTGCCAAGGCGTTCAACGCCTCCTTTGAGTTGAGCCAGCTGCAGGTCTACTCTGTCAACACCAGCTGGAGCCTGTCAGACCTCCGCTTCACACGCATACATGACCCACACAGAGGAGAG ATCCTGACGTTTAAGGAGATCAGCTGGCAGATGATCCGCATCGAGGCGGATGCCATCCAGAGTGCCCAGAACGAGATGCTGAGTGCCCCCATCCGCCTCATCACCAACCAGTCCAAGATCAGAGTCACCCTGAAGAGACGG TCCAAGGACTGTAACGTGGTGGCCTCTAAGCTGATCCTGATCCTAGATGACCTGCTGTGGGTGCTGACTGACTCCCAGCTCAAAGCCATGGTCCAGTACGCCAAGTCACTCAGCGAGGCCATGGACAAGTCTGCTCAGCAGAGGAAGAGCATGGCCACCGAGGACCAG GAGTCGTCGGCGCCCCCCTCAGCCCAGCAGGTGCGTAGCCAGCAGGTGTCGTCAGGCACAGCGGCTGACCAGAGCGCCACCATGGCTAATCTGTTCGCTGCCTTCGACGTGTGTGAGACCTCCCACCACCTGCAGATCACACACCTCGACCTGCACATCTGTGACGACATACACGCCAAGGACAgag tgatcaaTAAGAGGATAACTGGTGGGGCCATGCAGCTCTCCTTCAGTCACATTACCCTGGACTACTACCCCTCCCACAGAGCAG gtgagAGTTGTCTCCACTGGATGCAGTACAGTGAGGCCACTAAGGCCAGGGAGGGCTGGGCCAGGAGTCTGCTGGAGGAGTTCAAGTCTAACGTGGAGATGTTGAAGACCGCCAAGAGAGACCGGGATGGTCCGGCCAACTCTCACACCTCACCACAGCACG GTAAGATCAGTACTAGTTCTACCAGTATCCTCAGTTCTCCCCAGACCCCCAGGGCGCAGCTCCTGTCCAGCTCCATTGTCCTCAGGATAGCTGACTTCAGCATCTACCAG gtgtCCACAGCAGACCAGCGTCGCTCCAGCCCTAAGGCCATGATCTCCTGTAATAAGAAGTCCCTGTACCTCCCTCCTGAGATGCCTGCCATCCACGTCGAGTTCACCGAATACTACTTCCCTGACGGAAAGGACTACCCCA TCCCCTGCCCCAACCTGTATGTGCAGCTGAATGCGCTGCAGCTGGTGCTGGACCCCAGGAGCCTGGTGTGGTGCAACCTGTTTACGCTGGACCTGAGGCAGAGCCTGGAACAGTTCATGGAGCTCTACAAGCTCAACGACGAGGAACAGAAGCCTGACGAGCACATCGACATCAGGGTGGACGGACTAATGCTGAAG TTGGTAGTGCCCACGGACAGGGACTCCTCCTATCCCCAGGACCTCCCCCGCTCCGTCTCTGTCCAATGCTCGGAGATGGTGGCCACCAACACCCGCCACCCCCCCAACTGCTCCCGCTCCCACCTGgaagccctcctcctctcctttcaagAACAACAGTTTTTCTCCACCACCTTttcctccttccctcgctcctccacctccttcccgGTGATCCACCCCGTTTTCCAGCGCCATGCGCATGAGCAGGACACTATGTTGCACAATGTGTATAAAGGGTTGGTGTCGCCCTCGTTGGGCGTGGATGCCCTCAAAATGCCAGCTGCCACAGACTTGTGGGCGGTTCATTTTGCCCAGTTCTGGGTGGACTACGAGGGGAAGGGGCGGCCCCAGCCCTTCGTTGACGCCTTCCCCCTCACTCTGTGGGCGTGCCAGCCGGTCAGACATGCCCAGCACCAGGAGCGGCTAATGAGCGGGGCTTCGAGAGGGCAGAGAACGCCCCTTTCTGCAGCTGCAGGCCTGGCCAGGAGCGAGCCTGTGGATACCGTTGGACGTCTGCAGAGGAAGAGGCTTTTGAAGGagtactatagtactgttacGGACGCCACGGCAACAGAGGCCTCGCTGCCGCCTAGCAATGGGTTTCACAAGCCACTGTCCCTGGACAACATCCCCCCACCTTCCTCGTCTTCCTCTTCCAGTAAGGAGGCAGACATGCACATGTTAGTGCACGTACAAAAGCATTTGAGTGCTCAG gtgagCCACAGGCAGTACATGTTCCTGATGCGGCTGCAGCGCAGCATCAAAGCCTTGCAGCACACCCTGCAACAGGACCTGGAGGGGATGGGCTCCAAACGAGACAAGGCAAAGACCACATCGGACCCCCCTCCAGACCAACAGCCCTTCAGTGCCTGTGTGGGGATCCTGCTCAAAAGTGCAGAGGTAGCCCTCCTCTTGAAGCCGGTACCCCAGCCCGAGGGTCCTGGTTCCCCCCTAGGGTCGGAGTTGTCCCCCTCGGAGAGTAGATGCACCTTGGAGACTGGGAGTgacggaggggaggggggggatagaGGAACCCACGTGGAGGGGGCTGGGGCGAAGGGAAGCTGTACAGTGGACCAGcttatgtgtggggtagagggtGGGATAACGCAAGGCCCCGCCCCTCTCATCCCTGCCTCTGCCCCCAACCTGAAGGCTTCTCTTGACGAGAGGACAGGGAGATCGAGTTCAGAGGAGTTGGGAGAGGCTTCCCTGGAGGCCTGGACTGGGGGAGAGGAGCCGGGGACCGGAGTTGATTGTAAAGCCCAGCAGGGTGAGTCCTCCGGGGCAGACCCCACTCTCTCAGACCCCCTCTCCACCAAAGACTGGAACGAGAAGAACCCTGGGGCCAGATTGCCTGAGTCTATGTCCAG TGGGCGTCTGATGAGGGAGCGTTCCCAGTCCAGTTTCTCAGTGTCCTATAAGAACATGAAGAAGACTCCGTCTCTGCAGTCCTTGGACAACCTCTCCATAGACAGCTACCTGATGGAGGatggagacacagacacatacagccTGCTGGAGAGGG ACGACGTGTCCATCTCAGGCTTTAAGGATGTGGTGAGGGAGCAGAGTGCCACAGAAATTGCCAAGAAGGCAGCAGCAGTAGCGGCAATGGGCACAGGGGAGCAGGACGGTGCTGGCTCACCAGATACTGTCAGTGCCACCTCCCAGAGCATCGACGAACCTACCAAAGACATG gtgTCGGTGCTGGTGCTgaaggtgcagtgtgtgtgtggggggatggaaGTGCGAGGGGAGAGCACGGCTGTGTCTCTGGAGGTGGGCTGCGTCAGACCCACACAGCTGGGAAACGTCAGCCTCCGACAATACCTCAGCAACCGCAGCCTGg GTGGTGGTCTGGAGGCCAATTCAGACGGGACCACCCATCTCCCGGAGGTCAGGGCTCGGCTGGAGAGCGGGCCCTGTGCTGCCACCCACTCCCCCCTGGCCGAGACCAACGGTTTCCTCCAGCTGCGTCTCCACGGCTACCGGGCCAGCTTCCTCATGTCGTCGCTAAGGAACCTGGCTCACTTCCTGGAGGATGACTCCGCCCCCCAGGTCCTCCCGATGGAGATCAGCGTCAGGGACACACACATCGACCTGAAG GATGATGGTCTCCGTGACAACCCGTCTGACCCTGATCCCACCCCCATCACCCTGCACATCGCCAACCTGCTCATCCACAGGACAGACGATGGAGCCTTCTCTATAgggg
- the LOC109896549 gene encoding UHRF1-binding protein 1-like isoform X1 gives MAGLIKKQILKHLSRFAKNLSPDKINLSTLKGEGQLTNLELDEEVLQSMLDLPTWLAINKVGCNKAAIRIPWTKLKTHPISLTLDKVVMEMSTCDEPRPPNGPSPIATASGQSEYGFAEKVVEGISLSINSIVVKISAKAFNASFELSQLQVYSVNTSWSLSDLRFTRIHDPHRGEILTFKEISWQMIRIEADAIQSAQNEMLSAPIRLITNQSKIRVTLKRRSKDCNVVASKLILILDDLLWVLTDSQLKAMVQYAKSLSEAMDKSAQQRKSMATEDQESSAPPSAQQVRSQQVSSGTAADQSATMANLFAAFDVCETSHHLQITHLDLHICDDIHAKDRVINKRITGGAMQLSFSHITLDYYPSHRAGESCLHWMQYSEATKAREGWARSLLEEFKSNVEMLKTAKRDRDGPANSHTSPQHGKISTSSTSILSSPQTPRAQLLSSSIVLRIADFSIYQVSTADQRRSSPKAMISCNKKSLYLPPEMPAIHVEFTEYYFPDGKDYPIPCPNLYVQLNALQLVLDPRSLVWCNLFTLDLRQSLEQFMELYKLNDEEQKPDEHIDIRVDGLMLKLVVPTDRDSSYPQDLPRSVSVQCSEMVATNTRHPPNCSRSHLEALLLSFQEQQFFSTTFSSFPRSSTSFPVIHPVFQRHAHEQDTMLHNVYKGLVSPSLGVDALKMPAATDLWAVHFAQFWVDYEGKGRPQPFVDAFPLTLWACQPVRHAQHQERLMSGASRGQRTPLSAAAGLARSEPVDTVGRLQRKRLLKEYYSTVTDATATEASLPPSNGFHKPLSLDNIPPPSSSSSSSKEADMHMLVHVQKHLSAQVSHRQYMFLMRLQRSIKALQHTLQQDLEGMGSKRDKAKTTSDPPPDQQPFSACVGILLKSAEVALLLKPVPQPEGPGSPLGSELSPSESRCTLETGSDGGEGGDRGTHVEGAGAKGSCTVDQLMCGVEGGITQGPAPLIPASAPNLKASLDERTGRSSSEELGEASLEAWTGGEEPGTGVDCKAQQGESSGADPTLSDPLSTKDWNEKNPGARLPESMSSGRLMRERSQSSFSVSYKNMKKTPSLQSLDNLSIDSYLMEDGDTDTYSLLERDDVSISGFKDVVREQSATEIAKKAAAVAAMGTGEQDGAGSPDTVSATSQSIDEPTKDMVSVLVLKVQCVCGGMEVRGESTAVSLEVGCVRPTQLGNVSLRQYLSNRSLGMVPTAQGSTIVPPAPGSEGGGLEANSDGTTHLPEVRARLESGPCAATHSPLAETNGFLQLRLHGYRASFLMSSLRNLAHFLEDDSAPQVLPMEISVRDTHIDLKDDGLRDNPSDPDPTPITLHIANLLIHRTDDGAFSIGVENASEAGPKKEVQLIDSGLSPVPESVVSSTLKATQTPGPPSPSTTPSNKEQLLIEENECLKLELSKAKMALAEAQMEKDSLLHRMKSLKVSNS, from the exons GTTTGCTAAGAACCTGTCCCCAGACAAGATCAACCTGAGCACGTTGAAGGGCGAGGGCCAGCTCACCAACCTGGAATTGGATGAGGAGGTACTGCAGAGCATGTTGGACCTGCCCACCTGGCTGGCCATCAACAAAGTGGGCTGCAACAAGGCTGCCATCcgg ATCCCATGGACCAAGCTGAAGACCCACCCCATCTCTCTG ACCCTGGACAAGGTGGTAATGGAGATGAGCACCTGTGATGAGCCCCGCCCTCCAAATGGCCCGTCTCCCATAGCAACGGCCTCGGGGCAAAG TGAGTATGGCTTTGCTGAGAAGGTGGTGGAGGGCATCTCTCTGTCCATCAACTCCATCGTGGTGAAGATCAGTGCCAAGGCGTTCAACGCCTCCTTTGAGTTGAGCCAGCTGCAGGTCTACTCTGTCAACACCAGCTGGAGCCTGTCAGACCTCCGCTTCACACGCATACATGACCCACACAGAGGAGAG ATCCTGACGTTTAAGGAGATCAGCTGGCAGATGATCCGCATCGAGGCGGATGCCATCCAGAGTGCCCAGAACGAGATGCTGAGTGCCCCCATCCGCCTCATCACCAACCAGTCCAAGATCAGAGTCACCCTGAAGAGACGG TCCAAGGACTGTAACGTGGTGGCCTCTAAGCTGATCCTGATCCTAGATGACCTGCTGTGGGTGCTGACTGACTCCCAGCTCAAAGCCATGGTCCAGTACGCCAAGTCACTCAGCGAGGCCATGGACAAGTCTGCTCAGCAGAGGAAGAGCATGGCCACCGAGGACCAG GAGTCGTCGGCGCCCCCCTCAGCCCAGCAGGTGCGTAGCCAGCAGGTGTCGTCAGGCACAGCGGCTGACCAGAGCGCCACCATGGCTAATCTGTTCGCTGCCTTCGACGTGTGTGAGACCTCCCACCACCTGCAGATCACACACCTCGACCTGCACATCTGTGACGACATACACGCCAAGGACAgag tgatcaaTAAGAGGATAACTGGTGGGGCCATGCAGCTCTCCTTCAGTCACATTACCCTGGACTACTACCCCTCCCACAGAGCAG gtgagAGTTGTCTCCACTGGATGCAGTACAGTGAGGCCACTAAGGCCAGGGAGGGCTGGGCCAGGAGTCTGCTGGAGGAGTTCAAGTCTAACGTGGAGATGTTGAAGACCGCCAAGAGAGACCGGGATGGTCCGGCCAACTCTCACACCTCACCACAGCACG GTAAGATCAGTACTAGTTCTACCAGTATCCTCAGTTCTCCCCAGACCCCCAGGGCGCAGCTCCTGTCCAGCTCCATTGTCCTCAGGATAGCTGACTTCAGCATCTACCAG gtgtCCACAGCAGACCAGCGTCGCTCCAGCCCTAAGGCCATGATCTCCTGTAATAAGAAGTCCCTGTACCTCCCTCCTGAGATGCCTGCCATCCACGTCGAGTTCACCGAATACTACTTCCCTGACGGAAAGGACTACCCCA TCCCCTGCCCCAACCTGTATGTGCAGCTGAATGCGCTGCAGCTGGTGCTGGACCCCAGGAGCCTGGTGTGGTGCAACCTGTTTACGCTGGACCTGAGGCAGAGCCTGGAACAGTTCATGGAGCTCTACAAGCTCAACGACGAGGAACAGAAGCCTGACGAGCACATCGACATCAGGGTGGACGGACTAATGCTGAAG TTGGTAGTGCCCACGGACAGGGACTCCTCCTATCCCCAGGACCTCCCCCGCTCCGTCTCTGTCCAATGCTCGGAGATGGTGGCCACCAACACCCGCCACCCCCCCAACTGCTCCCGCTCCCACCTGgaagccctcctcctctcctttcaagAACAACAGTTTTTCTCCACCACCTTttcctccttccctcgctcctccacctccttcccgGTGATCCACCCCGTTTTCCAGCGCCATGCGCATGAGCAGGACACTATGTTGCACAATGTGTATAAAGGGTTGGTGTCGCCCTCGTTGGGCGTGGATGCCCTCAAAATGCCAGCTGCCACAGACTTGTGGGCGGTTCATTTTGCCCAGTTCTGGGTGGACTACGAGGGGAAGGGGCGGCCCCAGCCCTTCGTTGACGCCTTCCCCCTCACTCTGTGGGCGTGCCAGCCGGTCAGACATGCCCAGCACCAGGAGCGGCTAATGAGCGGGGCTTCGAGAGGGCAGAGAACGCCCCTTTCTGCAGCTGCAGGCCTGGCCAGGAGCGAGCCTGTGGATACCGTTGGACGTCTGCAGAGGAAGAGGCTTTTGAAGGagtactatagtactgttacGGACGCCACGGCAACAGAGGCCTCGCTGCCGCCTAGCAATGGGTTTCACAAGCCACTGTCCCTGGACAACATCCCCCCACCTTCCTCGTCTTCCTCTTCCAGTAAGGAGGCAGACATGCACATGTTAGTGCACGTACAAAAGCATTTGAGTGCTCAG gtgagCCACAGGCAGTACATGTTCCTGATGCGGCTGCAGCGCAGCATCAAAGCCTTGCAGCACACCCTGCAACAGGACCTGGAGGGGATGGGCTCCAAACGAGACAAGGCAAAGACCACATCGGACCCCCCTCCAGACCAACAGCCCTTCAGTGCCTGTGTGGGGATCCTGCTCAAAAGTGCAGAGGTAGCCCTCCTCTTGAAGCCGGTACCCCAGCCCGAGGGTCCTGGTTCCCCCCTAGGGTCGGAGTTGTCCCCCTCGGAGAGTAGATGCACCTTGGAGACTGGGAGTgacggaggggaggggggggatagaGGAACCCACGTGGAGGGGGCTGGGGCGAAGGGAAGCTGTACAGTGGACCAGcttatgtgtggggtagagggtGGGATAACGCAAGGCCCCGCCCCTCTCATCCCTGCCTCTGCCCCCAACCTGAAGGCTTCTCTTGACGAGAGGACAGGGAGATCGAGTTCAGAGGAGTTGGGAGAGGCTTCCCTGGAGGCCTGGACTGGGGGAGAGGAGCCGGGGACCGGAGTTGATTGTAAAGCCCAGCAGGGTGAGTCCTCCGGGGCAGACCCCACTCTCTCAGACCCCCTCTCCACCAAAGACTGGAACGAGAAGAACCCTGGGGCCAGATTGCCTGAGTCTATGTCCAG TGGGCGTCTGATGAGGGAGCGTTCCCAGTCCAGTTTCTCAGTGTCCTATAAGAACATGAAGAAGACTCCGTCTCTGCAGTCCTTGGACAACCTCTCCATAGACAGCTACCTGATGGAGGatggagacacagacacatacagccTGCTGGAGAGGG ACGACGTGTCCATCTCAGGCTTTAAGGATGTGGTGAGGGAGCAGAGTGCCACAGAAATTGCCAAGAAGGCAGCAGCAGTAGCGGCAATGGGCACAGGGGAGCAGGACGGTGCTGGCTCACCAGATACTGTCAGTGCCACCTCCCAGAGCATCGACGAACCTACCAAAGACATG gtgTCGGTGCTGGTGCTgaaggtgcagtgtgtgtgtggggggatggaaGTGCGAGGGGAGAGCACGGCTGTGTCTCTGGAGGTGGGCTGCGTCAGACCCACACAGCTGGGAAACGTCAGCCTCCGACAATACCTCAGCAACCGCAGCCTGg GTATGGTACCCACTGCTCAGGGCAGCACTATTGTACCCCCTGCCCCAGGCAGcgaag GTGGTGGTCTGGAGGCCAATTCAGACGGGACCACCCATCTCCCGGAGGTCAGGGCTCGGCTGGAGAGCGGGCCCTGTGCTGCCACCCACTCCCCCCTGGCCGAGACCAACGGTTTCCTCCAGCTGCGTCTCCACGGCTACCGGGCCAGCTTCCTCATGTCGTCGCTAAGGAACCTGGCTCACTTCCTGGAGGATGACTCCGCCCCCCAGGTCCTCCCGATGGAGATCAGCGTCAGGGACACACACATCGACCTGAAG GATGATGGTCTCCGTGACAACCCGTCTGACCCTGATCCCACCCCCATCACCCTGCACATCGCCAACCTGCTCATCCACAGGACAGACGATGGAGCCTTCTCTATAgggg
- the LOC109896549 gene encoding UHRF1-binding protein 1-like isoform X3, whose amino-acid sequence MAGLIKKQILKHLSRFAKNLSPDKINLSTLKGEGQLTNLELDEEVLQSMLDLPTWLAINKVGCNKAAIRIPWTKLKTHPISLTLDKVVMEMSTCDEPRPPNGPSPIATASGQSEYGFAEKVVEGISLSINSIVVKISAKAFNASFELSQLQVYSVNTSWSLSDLRFTRIHDPHRGEILTFKEISWQMIRIEADAIQSAQNEMLSAPIRLITNQSKIRVTLKRRSKDCNVVASKLILILDDLLWVLTDSQLKAMVQYAKSLSEAMDKSAQQRKSMATEDQESSAPPSAQQVRSQQVSSGTAADQSATMANLFAAFDVCETSHHLQITHLDLHICDDIHAKDRVINKRITGGAMQLSFSHITLDYYPSHRAGESCLHWMQYSEATKAREGWARSLLEEFKSNVEMLKTAKRDRDGPANSHTSPQHGKISTSSTSILSSPQTPRAQLLSSSIVLRIADFSIYQVSTADQRRSSPKAMISCNKKSLYLPPEMPAIHVEFTEYYFPDGKDYPIPCPNLYVQLNALQLVLDPRSLVWCNLFTLDLRQSLEQFMELYKLNDEEQKPDEHIDIRVDGLMLKLVVPTDRDSSYPQDLPRSVSVQCSEMVATNTRHPPNCSRSHLEALLLSFQEQQFFSTTFSSFPRSSTSFPVIHPVFQRHAHEQDTMLHNVYKGLVSPSLGVDALKMPAATDLWAVHFAQFWVDYEGKGRPQPFVDAFPLTLWACQPVRHAQHQERLMSGASRGQRTPLSAAAGLARSEPVDTVGRLQRKRLLKEYYSTVTDATATEASLPPSNGFHKPLSLDNIPPPSSSSSSSKEADMHMLVHVQKHLSAQFPMCITNGPPSKGHPANLTQLQEALESTWARNAFHTL is encoded by the exons GTTTGCTAAGAACCTGTCCCCAGACAAGATCAACCTGAGCACGTTGAAGGGCGAGGGCCAGCTCACCAACCTGGAATTGGATGAGGAGGTACTGCAGAGCATGTTGGACCTGCCCACCTGGCTGGCCATCAACAAAGTGGGCTGCAACAAGGCTGCCATCcgg ATCCCATGGACCAAGCTGAAGACCCACCCCATCTCTCTG ACCCTGGACAAGGTGGTAATGGAGATGAGCACCTGTGATGAGCCCCGCCCTCCAAATGGCCCGTCTCCCATAGCAACGGCCTCGGGGCAAAG TGAGTATGGCTTTGCTGAGAAGGTGGTGGAGGGCATCTCTCTGTCCATCAACTCCATCGTGGTGAAGATCAGTGCCAAGGCGTTCAACGCCTCCTTTGAGTTGAGCCAGCTGCAGGTCTACTCTGTCAACACCAGCTGGAGCCTGTCAGACCTCCGCTTCACACGCATACATGACCCACACAGAGGAGAG ATCCTGACGTTTAAGGAGATCAGCTGGCAGATGATCCGCATCGAGGCGGATGCCATCCAGAGTGCCCAGAACGAGATGCTGAGTGCCCCCATCCGCCTCATCACCAACCAGTCCAAGATCAGAGTCACCCTGAAGAGACGG TCCAAGGACTGTAACGTGGTGGCCTCTAAGCTGATCCTGATCCTAGATGACCTGCTGTGGGTGCTGACTGACTCCCAGCTCAAAGCCATGGTCCAGTACGCCAAGTCACTCAGCGAGGCCATGGACAAGTCTGCTCAGCAGAGGAAGAGCATGGCCACCGAGGACCAG GAGTCGTCGGCGCCCCCCTCAGCCCAGCAGGTGCGTAGCCAGCAGGTGTCGTCAGGCACAGCGGCTGACCAGAGCGCCACCATGGCTAATCTGTTCGCTGCCTTCGACGTGTGTGAGACCTCCCACCACCTGCAGATCACACACCTCGACCTGCACATCTGTGACGACATACACGCCAAGGACAgag tgatcaaTAAGAGGATAACTGGTGGGGCCATGCAGCTCTCCTTCAGTCACATTACCCTGGACTACTACCCCTCCCACAGAGCAG gtgagAGTTGTCTCCACTGGATGCAGTACAGTGAGGCCACTAAGGCCAGGGAGGGCTGGGCCAGGAGTCTGCTGGAGGAGTTCAAGTCTAACGTGGAGATGTTGAAGACCGCCAAGAGAGACCGGGATGGTCCGGCCAACTCTCACACCTCACCACAGCACG GTAAGATCAGTACTAGTTCTACCAGTATCCTCAGTTCTCCCCAGACCCCCAGGGCGCAGCTCCTGTCCAGCTCCATTGTCCTCAGGATAGCTGACTTCAGCATCTACCAG gtgtCCACAGCAGACCAGCGTCGCTCCAGCCCTAAGGCCATGATCTCCTGTAATAAGAAGTCCCTGTACCTCCCTCCTGAGATGCCTGCCATCCACGTCGAGTTCACCGAATACTACTTCCCTGACGGAAAGGACTACCCCA TCCCCTGCCCCAACCTGTATGTGCAGCTGAATGCGCTGCAGCTGGTGCTGGACCCCAGGAGCCTGGTGTGGTGCAACCTGTTTACGCTGGACCTGAGGCAGAGCCTGGAACAGTTCATGGAGCTCTACAAGCTCAACGACGAGGAACAGAAGCCTGACGAGCACATCGACATCAGGGTGGACGGACTAATGCTGAAG TTGGTAGTGCCCACGGACAGGGACTCCTCCTATCCCCAGGACCTCCCCCGCTCCGTCTCTGTCCAATGCTCGGAGATGGTGGCCACCAACACCCGCCACCCCCCCAACTGCTCCCGCTCCCACCTGgaagccctcctcctctcctttcaagAACAACAGTTTTTCTCCACCACCTTttcctccttccctcgctcctccacctccttcccgGTGATCCACCCCGTTTTCCAGCGCCATGCGCATGAGCAGGACACTATGTTGCACAATGTGTATAAAGGGTTGGTGTCGCCCTCGTTGGGCGTGGATGCCCTCAAAATGCCAGCTGCCACAGACTTGTGGGCGGTTCATTTTGCCCAGTTCTGGGTGGACTACGAGGGGAAGGGGCGGCCCCAGCCCTTCGTTGACGCCTTCCCCCTCACTCTGTGGGCGTGCCAGCCGGTCAGACATGCCCAGCACCAGGAGCGGCTAATGAGCGGGGCTTCGAGAGGGCAGAGAACGCCCCTTTCTGCAGCTGCAGGCCTGGCCAGGAGCGAGCCTGTGGATACCGTTGGACGTCTGCAGAGGAAGAGGCTTTTGAAGGagtactatagtactgttacGGACGCCACGGCAACAGAGGCCTCGCTGCCGCCTAGCAATGGGTTTCACAAGCCACTGTCCCTGGACAACATCCCCCCACCTTCCTCGTCTTCCTCTTCCAGTAAGGAGGCAGACATGCACATGTTAGTGCACGTACAAAAGCATTTGAGTGCTCAG tttcccatgtgtatcacgaatggtccaccatccaaaggacatccagccaacttgacacaactgcaggaagcattggagtcaacatgggccaggaaCGCTTTCCACACCCTGTAG